ACCTGCTCGGCGTGTCGCCCCTGACGTTCGCGGCGGTGCTCGGGGCCGCCATCTCCCAGGGCGAGGATCACCAACTCGTCTTCCCGCACCTGGCACCCAACATCGTCTGGGAGGAGTTCCAGGACGAGCACGAGCGACGCCTGGGTGGTCTGCAGGAACGCGACCTCTACCCGGACGTGCGCCCGTGCCTGGACGAACTGCGCAGCCTCGGCTTCGAGGTGGCGCTGGCGGGCAACCAGCCCGCGCTACGCAATGCCCAGCTGCGCGCCCTGGACCTGCCCCATGACGTGCTCGCGACGTCCGAGGAGCTGGGGGTGGAGAAGCCCGAGCTCGCGTTCTTCGAGGGCGTCATGCGTCTGGTCAAGGCGCCGGAGCCGGCCGACGTGCTGTACGTGGGCGACCGCATCGACAACGACGTCGAGCCGGCGGCACGATTCGGCATGCGAACCTGCTGGCTGCGGCGCGGACCCTGGGCCCACCTGCAGGACCCGTCCGAGGACCTGGAGATCGACCTCGTGCTCGAGGGGCTGGGTGAGTTGCCGCTGCTGTTGTCCGAGTGGCGCGGCTGAGAAGAGGCGTCGCAAGCGCCCGGCAAGCCCGGGCGCTGCGGCCGGTACGAGGACGTGACGGGATGAGCACAGGCAAGCAGGCGGCCGGCGAGGCAGCGGCCGAACTGGTCGAGTCGGGCATGCGGCTCGGGCTGGGCACCGGGTCGACCGTGGCGTTCTTCCTCGACGCCCTCGCGGCCCGGCGCCTGGACGTCGCGGGCGTCCCCACCTCCGAGGCGACCGCGGCCCGCTGCCGCGAGTTGGGCATCCGGCTGCTGGACATCGACGAGACGACGGAGCTGGACCTGGCCGTCGACGGCGCCGACGAACTCGACCAGCGGCTCCAGCTGATCAAGGGCGGCGGCGGCGCGCTGCTGCGCGAGAAGGTGGTCGCGTCCCTCGCCGTGCGGTTCGTGGTCATCGCGACCGTCGACAAGCTGGTCGATCGGCTCGGTGCGTCGTTCCCGCTCCCGGTCGAGGTGGTGCCGTTCGCCCGCCGGCCCGTCCACCATCGGCTGCAGCAGCGCGGCTTCGAGGTGGTCGAGCGCCACGGTGACGCGGGCCCCTATCGGACCGACAACGGCAACGCCATCCTCGACGCCCGCTTCCCCGGCGGGGTGCAGGATCCGACGGTGCTGGACATCGAGTTGGCACGCATGCCGGGGGTGGCCGACCACGGGCTCTTCGTGGACCTGGCCACCGACGCGCTACTGGGCGACGATCGCGGCGGCGTACAGCAACTCACCAACGAGTCGACAATCGATTTGTCGACATAGAGACGTTGATGGCGCCGTGGTCGCTCGGATGTCGGTCAGACGTCGAGCGCCCCGGCGCGCCGCCACCTCAGGCGTCGGGCCGGGTCAGCTGGTCGAGGTCCGCGTCGTCCAGCGCGTCGAGGTCCAAGCCGCTGACGTCGTCCAGTCCTTCGAGGTCCGGCGCGTTGACGTCGACGGCGTCGAGGACGGCATCGAGGTCGTCGTCCGCGCGCATGCCCTGCGCCTCGGTCACCGCGGCCGCCGCGGCCGGCAGATCGCTGCCGTCGCCCTCCAGGCCGCGAGCGATGATGGCCACGACCCGCTCGAGATCGTCGACCGAACCGAACTCGATCTGCAGACGGCCGGTGCGGGCGCCCATGCTGATCTTCACTCGGGTCCGCAGGGCGTCGGAGAGGTCTTCCTGCAGGTCCACCAGCCCGGGAGCCACCGGGCGGCGACGCGCGCGGGGCGTGGCGGCTGGTTCCTCGACGCGTTCCAGCAGCCGGAGGCGCACGACCTCCTCGGTGGCCCGCACGGACAGCCCCTCAGCGACGACACGGTCGGCCATCCTGGTCATCTCGGCCGGGTCGTCGATCGCCAAGAGGGCCTTGGCGTGGCCCGCGCTGAGCACGCCGGCCGCGACACGTCGTTGCACGGCAGGCGGCAGGGCGAGCAGGCGCAGCGCGTTGCTGACGGCCGGGCGTGACTTGCCGAGTCGGTTCGCGAGCTCCTCCTGCGTGAACCCGAAGTCCTCCAGCAACTGCTGATAGGCGGCCGCCTCCTCGAGCGGGTTCAGCTGCACCCGGTGGATGTTCTCCACCAGGGCTTCCTTGAGCAGGTCCGCGTCGTCGGTGTGCCGCACGACCGCCGGCACCGTGTCCAGACCCGCCAGCCGCGAGGCGCGCAGGCGGCGTTCACCGGCGATCAGCTCGTACCTGCCGTCCTCCCGCGGCCGGACGACCAGCGGCTGCAGGACCCCCATGTCACGGATGGACGTGGCGAGGCCAGCCAACTCGTCCTCGTCGAACACGTCGCGCGGCTGGCGTGGGTTCGGGACGATCTGGTCGACGGCGACCTCGGCCAGGGTCGCCCGCGCCTCCTCGGTCGGATCCTCACCGGGCGGGATCAGGGCTGCCAGGCCCCGGCCGAGACCACCACGTCGTGACATCACGCTTCCTCCTGCACCGAGCTGCGGACGGGGGCGGCACCGCCCAGCAGGCGGTCCAACGGGGAGTCCTCGATCGGGGCGATGCCGAGGCCCAGCCGCTCGCCCACCTCGCGCGCGAGTCGCTGGTAGGCGCGCGAGCCGCGACTGTGGGGGTCGAACACGGTGATCGGCTGGCCGAAGCTCGGTGCCTCGGAGAGCCGCACGGTGCGCGGGATGACGGTGGCGTACGCACGATCGCCGAAGTAGCCGCGGACCTCGTCGACGACCTGCTGGGACAGGTTGGTCCGCCCGTCGAACATCGTGAGTACGACGCCGCCCAGCTCCAGCTCGCGGTTGAGGTTGTCCCCGACCAACTGCACCGTCCGCATGAGCTGGCCGAGTCCCTCGAGGGCGTAGTACTCGCACTGGATCGGCACCAGCACCTGGTCCGCGGCCACGAGTGCGTTGATCGTGAGCAGGCCCAGCGATGGCGGGCAGTCGACGAAGATCACGTCGTAGTCGCCGCGCACGGCGTCCAGGGCGCGACGCAGACGCAACTCGCGCGAGAACGCCGGTACGAGCTCGACCTCCGCACCCGCGAGGTCCAGCGACGAGGGCAGGACGTCGAGGTTCTCCAGCTCCGTGCGCTGACGCGCCTCGGTCACCGCCATGCCGTCGACCAGTACCTGGTAGGTGCTGGGCGCGCCCTCGGTGATGCGGTGTCCGAAGCCGGTGGTGGCGTTCCCCTGCGGATCCAGGTCGACCACCAGCACCCCGGCGCCGAGCTGCGCCAACGCCGCCGCGAGCGACACGGTGGTCGTCGTCTTCCCGACGCCGCCCTTCTGGTTCGCGATGCACATGACGGTGGCACGCCGACCGCTTGACGAACCGGTGCCCGGACGCGGGGTGGTCACCGCCTCGACGAGC
This Egicoccus sp. AB-alg2 DNA region includes the following protein-coding sequences:
- a CDS encoding ParA family protein, which translates into the protein MCIANQKGGVGKTTTTVSLAAALAQLGAGVLVVDLDPQGNATTGFGHRITEGAPSTYQVLVDGMAVTEARQRTELENLDVLPSSLDLAGAEVELVPAFSRELRLRRALDAVRGDYDVIFVDCPPSLGLLTINALVAADQVLVPIQCEYYALEGLGQLMRTVQLVGDNLNRELELGGVVLTMFDGRTNLSQQVVDEVRGYFGDRAYATVIPRTVRLSEAPSFGQPITVFDPHSRGSRAYQRLAREVGERLGLGIAPIEDSPLDRLLGGAAPVRSSVQEEA
- the rpiA gene encoding ribose-5-phosphate isomerase RpiA — encoded protein: MSTGKQAAGEAAAELVESGMRLGLGTGSTVAFFLDALAARRLDVAGVPTSEATAARCRELGIRLLDIDETTELDLAVDGADELDQRLQLIKGGGGALLREKVVASLAVRFVVIATVDKLVDRLGASFPLPVEVVPFARRPVHHRLQQRGFEVVERHGDAGPYRTDNGNAILDARFPGGVQDPTVLDIELARMPGVADHGLFVDLATDALLGDDRGGVQQLTNESTIDLST
- a CDS encoding ParB/RepB/Spo0J family partition protein, which encodes MSRRGGLGRGLAALIPPGEDPTEEARATLAEVAVDQIVPNPRQPRDVFDEDELAGLATSIRDMGVLQPLVVRPREDGRYELIAGERRLRASRLAGLDTVPAVVRHTDDADLLKEALVENIHRVQLNPLEEAAAYQQLLEDFGFTQEELANRLGKSRPAVSNALRLLALPPAVQRRVAAGVLSAGHAKALLAIDDPAEMTRMADRVVAEGLSVRATEEVVRLRLLERVEEPAATPRARRRPVAPGLVDLQEDLSDALRTRVKISMGARTGRLQIEFGSVDDLERVVAIIARGLEGDGSDLPAAAAAVTEAQGMRADDDLDAVLDAVDVNAPDLEGLDDVSGLDLDALDDADLDQLTRPDA
- a CDS encoding HAD family hydrolase; translated protein: MTTSEIPIDPSAAPPPDAVDDHLRELDFDPETVPDPDGPSPRTVVFDIGEVLVDETRVWSIWADLLGVSPLTFAAVLGAAISQGEDHQLVFPHLAPNIVWEEFQDEHERRLGGLQERDLYPDVRPCLDELRSLGFEVALAGNQPALRNAQLRALDLPHDVLATSEELGVEKPELAFFEGVMRLVKAPEPADVLYVGDRIDNDVEPAARFGMRTCWLRRGPWAHLQDPSEDLEIDLVLEGLGELPLLLSEWRG